In Nilaparvata lugens isolate BPH chromosome 5, ASM1435652v1, whole genome shotgun sequence, the following proteins share a genomic window:
- the LOC111060426 gene encoding piggyBac transposable element-derived protein 3-like, which translates to MTRDRYFQFRAAIHVVNNNDVTAEAKAHDKLWKVRPIIDRFQSTVLKIPREAEASIDEQMIPFTGHVAFRQFVPRKPNPTGLKNYVLSSKQGLILDFEVYQGKNTTRLVPEVEGPLKLGTGGQAVLRLAETCPPGTHLYFDRFFTGIALLDALKLKGISGTGTAMKQRFPNTNLKSDAELTAEGRGACDVVVRDDESVLLLKWVDNKTITMASTAHGKAPLSLAKRYSRAEKQYVDVQMPSIVKQYNTNMGGVDLHNRMIAHYRSYHRTKKWTVRFFEHFCDMACVNSWLTYREDCMKAAVPKNSIMDLHFFKMRMAQLLIQDKNEPIFDSETDSDGEPRAKRKAGRPGNVSLPLPEKRSQGALHLPQV; encoded by the exons ATGACTCGAgacagatatttccaattcagaGCAGCAATCCATGTTGTAAATAACAATGATGTTACTGCTGAAGCCAAAGCACATGATAAACTGTGGAAGGTGAGGCCAATAATTGACAGATTTCAGAGCACTGTTTTAAAGATTCCAAGAGAAGCTGAAGCATCTATAGATGAGCAGATGATACCCTTTACAGGGCACGTCGCCTTTCGTCAATTCGTTCCTAGAAAACCAAACCCTACAggtttaaaaaattatgttctcTCATCTAAACAAGGACTGATATTGGATTTTGAGGTGTATCAGGGGAAGAATACGACGAGACTAGTCCCAGAAGTTGAAGGGCCTCTTAAATTGGGAACTGGTGGTCAAGCTGTACTAAGACTTGCTGAAACATGTCCGCCTGGAACACACCTTTACTTTGATAGGTTTTTCACAGGAATAGCTCTGTTGGATGCACTCAAGCTGAAAGGAATTTCAGGCACTGGTACAGCAATGAAGCAAAGGTTTCCAAACACAAATCTCAAATCAGATGCTGAATTGACTGCTGAAGGAAGAGGTGCATGTGATGTTGTAGTTAGAGATGATGAGAGTGTTCTCCTCCTTAAATGGGTGGATAATAAAACTATTACTATGGCATCAACTGCTCATGGCAAAGCTCCACTTTCATTAGCTAAACGATATTCAAGAGCTGAGAAACAGTATGTGGATGTTCAAATGCCCAGTATTGTAAAACAGTACAATACTAACATGGGTGGAGTAGATCTGCACAATCGCATGATTGCTCATTACAGGTCCTATCACCGCACTAAAAAGTGGACTGTACGATTTTTCGAGCATTTCTGTGATATGGCCTGTGTTAACAGTTGGCTAACATACAGAGAGGACTGCATGAAGGCAGCCGTTCCAAAAAATAGCATAATGgatcttcattttttcaaaatgagaaTGGCACAACTTCTTATTCAGGACAAGAATGAGCCAATCTTTGATTCTGAAACAGACTCAGATGGAGAACCACGTGCTAAGAGAAAAGCTGGAAGACCTGGGAATGTTTCTCTTCCATTGCCTGAAAAAAGGAGTCAAGGGGCGTTGCACCTACCACAG GTGTAG
- the LOC120351430 gene encoding U3 small nucleolar RNA-associated protein 25-like — MAERKKSKLFERHLTDEELLELLDNSDIELDDTDADPTFTLSDEEEPDVDEAEDQEEEDIQFTEAAINNPINSEDEQGNELNQNSDDPLFSNLDNPITNEN; from the coding sequence atgGCAGAAAGGAAGAAATCAAAACTCTTTGAACGCCATCTCACTGATGAGGAGCTTCTGGAACTTCTCGATAACAGTGATATTGAGTTGGATGATACAGATGCTGACCCAACTTTCACTCTCTCAGATGAGGAGGAGCCTGATGTGGATGAAGCAGAAGatcaggaagaagaagacatcCAGTTTACCGAAGCTGCTATCAACAATCCAATTAACTCAGAAGATGAACAAGGTAATGAGTTGAATCAAAATTCAGATGatccattattttcaaatctaGATAATCCTATCACCAATGAAAattaa
- the LOC111043427 gene encoding uncharacterized protein LOC111043427 gives MEDQEGTEKQQTVHAVKSRPGTFGLGTKLNSQPLDDSTKNDEEDVAQRKSTSKNTLEKLLLEEERRQLSLARESTGSVIYDYDEPVTIPYSLEIQCQESETSKEATSQNNFSENESDVNENVIEVTVHATGGVSEQNSDEGNQFSYTSDSYTLEVSNDEEYNEQADQSDAAVLSEATVASAEQSDDEKLFTNSKLSDTKNSLEILQISLANSETTANEDSEDMDYVDNVPESVPKKKVGNFFRKLFGGSKKKSSE, from the exons ATGGAGGATCAAGAGG GAACAGAAAAGCAGCAGACAGTACACGCAGTCAAGTCTCGTCCTGGAACTTTTGGATTGGGAACAAAACTAAATTCTCAGCCTCTTGATGACTCGACCAAGAACGACGAAGAGGATGTCGCACAGAGAAAGAGCACCTCGAAAAACACGCTCGAGAAGTTGCTACTAGAGGAAGAGAGACGACAACTGAGTTTGGCCAGAGAGTCAACTGGTTCAGTCATTTATGACTATGATGAACCAGTCACTATTCCATATTCCTTGGAAATTCAATGCCAAGAAAGCGAGACGAGCAAGGAAGCTACTTCTCAGAACAATTTCAGTGAGAATGAATCTGATG TGAATGAAAATGTTATCGAAGTTACGGTACACGCAACTGGAGGTGTTTCTGAGCAGAACTCTGATGAAGGGAATCAGTTCTCGTACACATCGGACAGCTACACATTGGAGGTGAGCAATGATGAGGAATATAACGAACAGGCTGACCAATCAGATGCTGCTGTTTTATCAGAAGCAACTGTTGCTTCAGCAGAACAGTCGGATGATGAGAAACTTTTCACCAACTCGAAGCTCAGTGACACCAAAAACTCGCTGGAAATTTTGCAGATCTCTCTGGCTAACTCTGAAACAACCGCTAATGAGGATTCGGAAGATATGGATTATGTGGATAATGTCCCAGAAAGTGTGCCAAAGAAAAAAGTGGGCAACTTCTTTCGGAAACTGTTCGGTGGCAGCAAGAAGAAAAGTTCAGAATAA